Proteins from a genomic interval of Heteronotia binoei isolate CCM8104 ecotype False Entrance Well chromosome 7, APGP_CSIRO_Hbin_v1, whole genome shotgun sequence:
- the LRRC30 gene encoding leucine-rich repeat-containing protein 30: protein MGGNNCKGQGKKSSMLLKRSQKLPPWEEALLPGKDPRALLKHGLQYVNLSLIMKGMTRVPDFLWGLPEVQKLNLSHNQLVSLPSALGKLDRLAVLNLYGNRLRSLPKEIGLLRNMKVLFVNMNCLTEIPAELGHCRKLEVLSLSHNCISHLPSSITELTSLRKLNLSNNQFIYIPLSVFALRNLVFLHVGCNKLENIGESIQFLVNLQILIADYNNLRALPRSICSIISLELLNVDYNSIQMLPNELYQLQRLPKIAWNPVDKGLHISHNPLSKPLPEMVEGGLDVLFSYLKDRNQHL from the coding sequence ATGGGAGGAAACAATTGTAAGGGCCAGGGGAAGAAAAGTTCGATGCTGTTGAAAAGAAGTCAGAAGTTGCCTCCATGGGAAGAGGCTCTTCTCCCTGGAAAGGACCCAAGAGCTTTACTAAAGCATGGACTACAATATGTCAATTTGAGCCTCATAATGAAGGGGATGACAAGAGTCCCTGACTTTTTATGGGGACTTCCAGAAGTCCAGAAACTAAACCTCTCGCATAACCAATTGGTGTCCCTTCCTTCAGCTTTGGGAAAACTGGACAGACTGGCAGTGCTGAATCTGTATGGGAATCGCTTGAGGTCTCTACCTAAGGAGATTGGACTGCTCAGGAACATGAAGGTTTTATTTGTCAATATGAATTGCTTGACTGAGATACCAGCAGAACTTGGACACTGCAGGAAGCTGGAAGTATTGAGTCTCTCACACAACTGTATCTCCCATCTCCCTTCAAGCATCACAGAACTAACAAGCCTAAGAAAGCTGAATCTTAGCAACAATCAGTTCATCTACATTCCCCTAAGTGTTTTTGCATTGAGGAATTTAGTTTTTTTACACGTGGGCTGCAACAAACTTGAAAACATTGGAGAGAGTATTCAGTTTTTAGTAAACTTGCAGATCTTAATTGCTGACTATAATAACCTTCGTGCTTTGCCGAGATCTATCTGTTCTATCATTTCTCTTGAACTTCTAAATGTTGATTACAATTCTATTCAAATGCTTCCCAATGAACTTTACCAGCTTCAACGACTGCCCAAAATTGCTTGGAATCCAGTGGATAAAGGCCTCCATATTTCACACAACCCCTTGTCCAAACCGCTGCCAGAGATGGTAGAGGGGGGACTGGATGTGCTATTCAGCTATCTAAAAGACAGAAATCAGCACCTCTAA